A DNA window from Salvelinus sp. IW2-2015 linkage group LG4q.1:29, ASM291031v2, whole genome shotgun sequence contains the following coding sequences:
- the ark2n gene encoding protein ARK2N isoform X1 gives MKMADTEKTAEFVDAEIFSECPVQGGSAAAVRGEQEEPLKTETTSSPPGEKEGDSPLQTEGEPSLLSMPCLMMELRRNSPESPHASTGSDKPTSGRAYESDSSNPCMLSPSSSGHLADSDTLSSGEEGSASRATVEGGSTEPGADTRLAAGGQTSVSSGRKSRRSRSESEMSTNTMAAKKNRCQPAVVGGAGVEKQTNGRLAKVKGHRSQKHKERIRLLRQKREAAARKKYNLLQDSSTSDSDLTCDSSTSSSEDDDETSGGKTITTDIPDGTPVVCHYDISDTDSNQENLSVTAERVRRTTVITHERLKTHRDQDMAANSGAVRVQHLCSLSAGHMEAELAHREPPRHKGHINIPSSDSEVEIVGVQENTRCAHPRGGVIQSLSSAWKPNSLEQLNNSTRQSSQLWTTVSPQPNWVSPPEVVDLTLDEDTRHKYLL, from the exons ATGAAGATGGCAGACACTGAGAAGACAGCGGAGTTTGTGGATGCTGAGATCTTCTCAGAGTGCCCCGTGCAGGGGGGGTCAGCTGCTGCTGTCAGGGGGGAGCAGGAGGAGCCCCTTAAAACAGAGACCACCAGCTCTCCTCCAGGAGAAAAGGAGGGGGACAGCCCCCTGCAGACTGAGGGTGAACCCAGCCTTCTCTCCATGCCCTGCCTCATGATGGAGCTGAGAAGGAACTCCCCTGAGTCTCCGCACGCCTCCACCGGCAGCGACAAGCCCACCTCGGGCCGTGCCTACGAGAGCGACTCCTCCAACCCCTGCATGCTCTCGCCCTCCTCCAGCGGCCACCTGGCCGACTCGGACACACTCTCCTCTGGTGAGGAGGGATCCGCCTCACGTGCGACAGTGGAGGGGGGCTCCACAGAGCCCGGGGCCGACACCAGACTTGCAGCAGGGGGTCAAACATCTGTATCAAGTGGGCGAAAGTCCCGTCGTTCACGTTCTGAAAGCGAGATGTCCACCAACACAATGGCAGCCAAGAAAAACCGCTGCCAGCCCGCTGTGGTGGGTGGAGCAGGCGTCGAGAAGCAGACCAACGGCCGGCTGGCTAAAGTCAAAGGTCACCGGAGCCAAAAGCACAAGGAGCGTATTCGGCTGCTTAGGCAGAAGCGTGAGGCTGCGGCAAGGAAGAAATACAACCTGCTGCAGGACAGTAGTACGAGCGACAGCGACCTCACCTGTGACTCCAGCACCAGCTCCTCTGAAGACGACGACGAGACATCAGGCGGCAAGACAATCACCACAGACATCCCAG ACGGGACTCCCGTAGTGTGCCACTATGATATTTCAGACACTGATTCTAACCAGGAGAACTTAAGTGTGACTGCGGAGCGAGTGCGCCGGACCACCGTGATAACACATGAAAGGCTAAAAACACACAGGGACCAGGATATGGCAGCAAACTCTGGGGCAGTAAGAGTACAGCATCTGTGCTCTCTCTCAGCAG gTCACATGGAGGCAGAGCTGGCCCACAGGGAACCCCCTCGACACAAGGGCCACATCAACATCCCCTCCTCAGACAGTGAGGTAGAAATAGTAGGAGTGCAAGAAAACACAAG ATGTGCCCATCCTCGGGGCGGGGTAATTCAGAGCCTGTCCTCTGCCTGGAAGCCCAACTCACTGGAGCAGCTCAACAACAGCACGAGGCAATCCTCCCAGCTCTGGACTACCGTGTCCCCCCAGCCCAACTGGGTGTCCCCTCCGGAGGTAGTGGACCTCACTTTGGACGAGGACACCAGACATAAATACCTACTCTGA
- the ark2n gene encoding protein ARK2N isoform X2: MKMADTEKTAEFVDAEIFSECPVQGGSAAAVRGEQEEPLKTETTSSPPGEKEGDSPLQTEGEPSLLSMPCLMMELRRNSPESPHASTGSDKPTSGRAYESDSSNPCMLSPSSSGHLADSDTLSSGEEGSASRATVEGGSTEPGADTRLAAGGQTSVSSGRKSRRSRSESEMSTNTMAAKKNRCQPAVVGGAGVEKQTNGRLAKVKGHRSQKHKERIRLLRQKREAAARKKYNLLQDSSTSDSDLTCDSSTSSSEDDDETSGGKTITTDIPAAEGSGVSAQMQGLLDGGGSWDRNSIGSVLEEAMTRFAVMQRQTEERFRVWMEKLTRLDSDDSVDSSIHSSDAPGRHHRHRHRAPRPSSSFLPSSESQETMAAYMLARENANVTMSSLAPDPLNNNILPDVVPATQNGNLDVPDPGLLNV; the protein is encoded by the exons ATGAAGATGGCAGACACTGAGAAGACAGCGGAGTTTGTGGATGCTGAGATCTTCTCAGAGTGCCCCGTGCAGGGGGGGTCAGCTGCTGCTGTCAGGGGGGAGCAGGAGGAGCCCCTTAAAACAGAGACCACCAGCTCTCCTCCAGGAGAAAAGGAGGGGGACAGCCCCCTGCAGACTGAGGGTGAACCCAGCCTTCTCTCCATGCCCTGCCTCATGATGGAGCTGAGAAGGAACTCCCCTGAGTCTCCGCACGCCTCCACCGGCAGCGACAAGCCCACCTCGGGCCGTGCCTACGAGAGCGACTCCTCCAACCCCTGCATGCTCTCGCCCTCCTCCAGCGGCCACCTGGCCGACTCGGACACACTCTCCTCTGGTGAGGAGGGATCCGCCTCACGTGCGACAGTGGAGGGGGGCTCCACAGAGCCCGGGGCCGACACCAGACTTGCAGCAGGGGGTCAAACATCTGTATCAAGTGGGCGAAAGTCCCGTCGTTCACGTTCTGAAAGCGAGATGTCCACCAACACAATGGCAGCCAAGAAAAACCGCTGCCAGCCCGCTGTGGTGGGTGGAGCAGGCGTCGAGAAGCAGACCAACGGCCGGCTGGCTAAAGTCAAAGGTCACCGGAGCCAAAAGCACAAGGAGCGTATTCGGCTGCTTAGGCAGAAGCGTGAGGCTGCGGCAAGGAAGAAATACAACCTGCTGCAGGACAGTAGTACGAGCGACAGCGACCTCACCTGTGACTCCAGCACCAGCTCCTCTGAAGACGACGACGAGACATCAGGCGGCAAGACAATCACCACAGACATCCCAG CTGCGGAGGGATCCGGAGTGAGCGCTCAGATGCAGGGCCTGCTGGACGGCGGTGGCTCGTGGGACAGGAACAGCATTGGCAGCGTGCTGGAGGAGGCCATGACTCGCTTCGCTGTGATGCAGCGGCAGACAGAAGAGCGCTTCCGCGTCTGGATGGAGAAGCTGACGCGCCTCGACTCGGATGACAGCGTCGACTCGTCCATCCACTCGAGCGACGCCCCCGGGCGGCACCATCGGCACCGCCACAGGGCGCCGCGCCCGTCCAGCTCTTTCCTGCCCTCCTCGGAGTCGCAGGAGACAATGGCGGCGTACATGTTGGCCCGGGAGAACGCCAACGTCACCATGAGCAGCTTGGCCCCTGACCCCCTCAACAACAACATCCTGCCTGATGTAGTGCCTGCTACCCAAAATGGAAATCTGGACGTTCCAGACCCCGGCCTCTTGAACGTTTAG
- the ark2n gene encoding protein ARK2N isoform X3: protein MKMADTEKTAEFVDAEIFSECPVQGGSAAAVRGEQEEPLKTETTSSPPGEKEGDSPLQTEGEPSLLSMPCLMMELRRNSPESPHASTGSDKPTSGRAYESDSSNPCMLSPSSSGHLADSDTLSSGEEGSASRATVEGGSTEPGADTRLAAGGQTSVSSGRKSRRSRSESEMSTNTMAAKKNRCQPAVVGGAGVEKQTNGRLAKVKGHRSQKHKERIRLLRQKREAAARKKYNLLQDSSTSDSDLTCDSSTSSSEDDDETSGGKTITTDIPGHMEAELAHREPPRHKGHINIPSSDSEVEIVGVQENTRCAHPRGGVIQSLSSAWKPNSLEQLNNSTRQSSQLWTTVSPQPNWVSPPEVVDLTLDEDTRHKYLL, encoded by the exons ATGAAGATGGCAGACACTGAGAAGACAGCGGAGTTTGTGGATGCTGAGATCTTCTCAGAGTGCCCCGTGCAGGGGGGGTCAGCTGCTGCTGTCAGGGGGGAGCAGGAGGAGCCCCTTAAAACAGAGACCACCAGCTCTCCTCCAGGAGAAAAGGAGGGGGACAGCCCCCTGCAGACTGAGGGTGAACCCAGCCTTCTCTCCATGCCCTGCCTCATGATGGAGCTGAGAAGGAACTCCCCTGAGTCTCCGCACGCCTCCACCGGCAGCGACAAGCCCACCTCGGGCCGTGCCTACGAGAGCGACTCCTCCAACCCCTGCATGCTCTCGCCCTCCTCCAGCGGCCACCTGGCCGACTCGGACACACTCTCCTCTGGTGAGGAGGGATCCGCCTCACGTGCGACAGTGGAGGGGGGCTCCACAGAGCCCGGGGCCGACACCAGACTTGCAGCAGGGGGTCAAACATCTGTATCAAGTGGGCGAAAGTCCCGTCGTTCACGTTCTGAAAGCGAGATGTCCACCAACACAATGGCAGCCAAGAAAAACCGCTGCCAGCCCGCTGTGGTGGGTGGAGCAGGCGTCGAGAAGCAGACCAACGGCCGGCTGGCTAAAGTCAAAGGTCACCGGAGCCAAAAGCACAAGGAGCGTATTCGGCTGCTTAGGCAGAAGCGTGAGGCTGCGGCAAGGAAGAAATACAACCTGCTGCAGGACAGTAGTACGAGCGACAGCGACCTCACCTGTGACTCCAGCACCAGCTCCTCTGAAGACGACGACGAGACATCAGGCGGCAAGACAATCACCACAGACATCCCAG gTCACATGGAGGCAGAGCTGGCCCACAGGGAACCCCCTCGACACAAGGGCCACATCAACATCCCCTCCTCAGACAGTGAGGTAGAAATAGTAGGAGTGCAAGAAAACACAAG ATGTGCCCATCCTCGGGGCGGGGTAATTCAGAGCCTGTCCTCTGCCTGGAAGCCCAACTCACTGGAGCAGCTCAACAACAGCACGAGGCAATCCTCCCAGCTCTGGACTACCGTGTCCCCCCAGCCCAACTGGGTGTCCCCTCCGGAGGTAGTGGACCTCACTTTGGACGAGGACACCAGACATAAATACCTACTCTGA